Genomic DNA from Flavobacteriales bacterium:
GCCTTGGATGAGTCGGCCCGATCCATAGCTTGCAGTGCCTGAATTCTCAGGTATTCGTGTGAATCGTTCAGGGTGGCTATGATCGTCTCCGTAATGACTGCAGTATCGTTACTGGCGAGCAGTGCCGCTTGCGCATCGATTCGGTCCATGAGTATTGCGCCCATCTTGTAGAGCTTTTTGTAGTCGTCCGCTGAGCGGTTGTCCTCAATTTGAGCAAGCAACATGCGATCCCCGTCGAAATTAACGAGGTCGGCTCTAGTGTCAACCTTAAATCGGAACTCCTCTTCACCTTCGTCGATGACCACTTCGTGACGCGTTACCCGATCACTTGAGTACACGTCAATGGCCACAGGGAGGTAGTACAGTGGCGTGGTTTCGAGGTTTTGCGTCTGCTTTACGCGAACGATTTGCTCATTCGTTGAGTCGCTGTAGGCGTATTCCACTTCGAGTTGCGGGTGGCCCGATGAAAAGAACCACTGGTTGAAAAACCAGTTGAGATCCTCTCCGGTCACTTCTTCCATGGCCAATCGCAGGTCGTGCATTTCCGCTGGTTGGAATTCCTTGTTGCGCAGGTATTTTTCGAGTCCGGCAAAGAAAGCCTCGTCGCCGAGGTAGTTCCGCAGCATGTGCAAGATGCGTCCTCCTTTTGCGTAGGAGTGATTGTCGAACATCGCCTCTTTATTGGTGTAGTTGAAACGGATCATATCGACTTGCTTACCGCGTTCAAATTCCCCTAAATAACTTTTGAGCTCGCCCCAAAGGTGGTAGTCGGCGCTTTCGACTCCATAGGCGTGTTCGCGCCAGAGGTATTCGCCGTAAACCGCAAAACTTTCGTTCAGCGGGAGGTTCGACCAGCTCTCGCAGGTGACCAGATCCCCGAACCACTGGTGGAACAATTCGTGGGCGATGATGTCGTGCTGTGGGCGATCGAGAACGGTGCGGTCGTCTTGGTAAACGAATTCGCCGTGAATGGTGGCCGTAGTATTTTCCATGGCCCCCGACACGTAATCGCGCACGATAATTTGACCGTACTTGTCCCAAGGGTATTCAACCCCGAGGACATTGCTAAAGAACTCGAGCATATCAGGTGTTTCTCCAAAGATGGTACGGGCATATGGTTCGTACTCCTCTTCAACGTAGTAGCTCACTTCTTTTTCGCGCCAGGTGTCGGTGACCTTTTTGAAAGGCCCAACGCCGAGCATCACCAAATACGGTGCATGCGGTTGGTCCTGCTTCCAGTAATCGAGTCGAGTACCGTCGTTATTCTCGACGCTGTACGCCAGTGTTCCGTTCGAAAGTGTGGTGTACTTCTGATCTACGGTCAGGAAAATTTCCTGACTCATTTTCTGATTCGGTTTATCTAGCGTGGGAAACCAGCAGCTGTTCGATTCAGTCTCGCCCTGCGTCCAGAGTTGTGTGGCCTTGTCTCTTTCTGTTCCGGCGGGGTTTATGAAGTAGAGCCCCTTAGCACCGGCAATGGCGTCGAACCCAATTCGGTCGAGCTCATTGGGCTTTGCCACGTACTGGATGTAGATCTTTAAGGTATCGTCGCGAGAAAATTCCTTCCCCAGGACGATATCGATCTCGAGGTCATCGTAGGTATATTCGAGGTCGGTTTTGACGGTATCCTCGATCAGTTGAATCTTGTACAGGTCGAACCCTTTTGCTTCAACCTGAAAGTGGTCAGTAGAGTAGAACCAAGGGGATACATCGAGCCAGGCACGCCCGATGACATGTTGGTTTTCCCAATCGAATTTGAGGTCGAGTTTGGTATGGATCAGGTCGAACTTCTTTGTGACTTCGGCTTGATATATCGGTCGCTGGGCGACCACGGATTCTGTGATCTCGACCTCATCTAGCATTACTGTTTCGGTGTTCTTCATCCCGCCGCAGGCGGCAAATAAAAAGGCCCCTAGGGCGGGCAAAATCCATTTCTTCATGTGAAGGTCTGTTATTTCGGACAAATATAACCGACTTTTTATAGCTGTTGTTTTGTACTTTAGAGGCATGATTAAAAGCATCGTCAACGACACGACCTACGAAGTCGAATTCGAAGAGGGGTCGAACCACGAGGGTACCATGAGCGGTAAGTCTTTTCGGCTCGATGAAGTCAGTGAAGGCCCTGGACGCTACCACGTATTGATGGAGCATAAGTCGTTCCGCGTGGAAGTCCTCGAAGCCGATATGGACGCCAAGAAAATTACCCTGAGGGTGAACGGCAACCGCTATAAGGTTGAAGTTCGCGACCGTTTTGACCAGCTATTGCGTCAACTCGGATTAAACAATTTGGGCACTGTTGCGGTGAATGAGATCAAGGCCCCGATGCCGGGACTGGTCTTGCGCGTTGAAGCCAAAGTGGGATCCGAGGTAAAAGCGGGCGAGCCCTTACTCGTTTTGGAGGCGATGAAGATGGAGAACGTGATCAAATCGCCCGTTGACGGGTCCGTGAAATCGGTGAAGGTGTCGAATGGCGATGCTGTAGAGAAGAATCAGGTTCTGGTCGAGTTCGCTTAAGCTTCAATAGGGGAATCCCCACTGAAATACTCCTTGTTCGAGACGAATCGAATCGGTTCCGTTGACTTCGTACAGCCAGCAGTCCGTTTCCATTTCAACGACGTATGCCATATCGCCGTGTTCATTTTCTTTGAACGCGGTGTAGTTGGTCAATTCCACCTGTTGTGTTTGTCCGCCCAGGATCGGCGAAGAAACGTACTCATTTCCTTGTCCGTCCTTGTAGCGAATG
This window encodes:
- a CDS encoding M1 family metallopeptidase, which encodes MKKWILPALGAFLFAACGGMKNTETVMLDEVEITESVVAQRPIYQAEVTKKFDLIHTKLDLKFDWENQHVIGRAWLDVSPWFYSTDHFQVEAKGFDLYKIQLIEDTVKTDLEYTYDDLEIDIVLGKEFSRDDTLKIYIQYVAKPNELDRIGFDAIAGAKGLYFINPAGTERDKATQLWTQGETESNSCWFPTLDKPNQKMSQEIFLTVDQKYTTLSNGTLAYSVENNDGTRLDYWKQDQPHAPYLVMLGVGPFKKVTDTWREKEVSYYVEEEYEPYARTIFGETPDMLEFFSNVLGVEYPWDKYGQIIVRDYVSGAMENTTATIHGEFVYQDDRTVLDRPQHDIIAHELFHQWFGDLVTCESWSNLPLNESFAVYGEYLWREHAYGVESADYHLWGELKSYLGEFERGKQVDMIRFNYTNKEAMFDNHSYAKGGRILHMLRNYLGDEAFFAGLEKYLRNKEFQPAEMHDLRLAMEEVTGEDLNWFFNQWFFSSGHPQLEVEYAYSDSTNEQIVRVKQTQNLETTPLYYLPVAIDVYSSDRVTRHEVVIDEGEEEFRFKVDTRADLVNFDGDRMLLAQIEDNRSADDYKKLYKMGAILMDRIDAQAALLASNDTAVITETIIATLNDSHEYLRIQALQAMDRADSSKALALKSNVKEMAYEDEESSVRAAAVGVMSNVYGETDNEFYIARLNDPSYSVDAAALNGLASKNAEMALSQARKLGPDAKSNLITACMRVIADHRAKQDAPFMKAKAMESSGYSAVSLRGIYADYLAGQDENVIADGYTVLADAARNDSRWYLRYAAMSNLESLRDALQERSDEGEWVNSMVERLGNEMAAIKAAETHPRLKSYWNR
- a CDS encoding acetyl-CoA carboxylase biotin carboxyl carrier protein subunit, whose translation is MIKSIVNDTTYEVEFEEGSNHEGTMSGKSFRLDEVSEGPGRYHVLMEHKSFRVEVLEADMDAKKITLRVNGNRYKVEVRDRFDQLLRQLGLNNLGTVAVNEIKAPMPGLVLRVEAKVGSEVKAGEPLLVLEAMKMENVIKSPVDGSVKSVKVSNGDAVEKNQVLVEFA